The following nucleotide sequence is from Tardiphaga sp. 709.
TTGGCCAGCGAGCCCTGCGTGTCGATGCCGCGGCAGGCGTCCTCGATCACATAGACATCGAAACCTGCCTTTCGCGCATCGAGCGCCGACCACGCGACACAGAAGTCGGTGGCGAGACCGGCGATGAACACGCGCTGCAATTTGCGGGCTTTCAGATAGGCGGCGAGACCGGTGGTGGTCTTCCCGTCGGCCTCGGTGAAGGCCGAATAGCTGTCGACGTCCTTGTTGAAGCCCTTGCGCAGGATCAGCTCGGTATGCGGGATGGCGAGATCCTTCGAGAGGGCGGCTCCTTCAGTGCCCTGCACGCAGTGATCCGGCCACAGCACCTGCTTGCCGTATTTCACCTCAAGGGTCTCAAACGGCTTCTTGCCGCTATGGCTGGATGCGAAGGAGATATGGCCGGGCGTGTGCCAGTCCTGCGTCATCACCACGTCGGCGAATTTCTTCGCGATGGCGTTGATGATCGGCACGACCTTATCGCCGTCCTTCACGGCTAGGCTGCCGCCGGGCAGAAAGCAGTTCTGCACGTCGATCACCAGCAACACGGATGTACGATCGAGGCTGACCTTGCCTGCCGCTTCGAGCGCCTTGGGCGCCATGCCGGCCGCTGTTAGCGCACCAAGTCCCACAAGAAGCTGACGTCTATCGAACATCGCAACATCTCCTGTCAGAATTTCTGCAGCAAATCAGGTCCAGGCGCTTCCGTAAAGGCGGCTCGATATGGATGGTGCGGCGGTGTCTCGCAGACCCGCGCAATGGCTTTTTAACGCGGCTCTCCTAGCGTAGCGATGGTATTGGCCGAAAGAATAAGTGCATGATGATC
It contains:
- the pncA gene encoding bifunctional nicotinamidase/pyrazinamidase; protein product: MFDRRQLLVGLGALTAAGMAPKALEAAGKVSLDRTSVLLVIDVQNCFLPGGSLAVKDGDKVVPIINAIAKKFADVVMTQDWHTPGHISFASSHSGKKPFETLEVKYGKQVLWPDHCVQGTEGAALSKDLAIPHTELILRKGFNKDVDSYSAFTEADGKTTTGLAAYLKARKLQRVFIAGLATDFCVAWSALDARKAGFDVYVIEDACRGIDTQGSLAKAWADMNKAGVKRIQSGDLAA